TTTCAGCGTCCTGACTTTTCCAAGCCCTATACGACGGTCAATGCGCAATTCACCTACAGCCTCAAAAAATGGGAAGTTTACACAGGCTGCGACAATATCTTCGACTTCCGGCAGCGGCGACCCATCATCAGTTGGGAAAATCCGTTTGGCCCCTACTTTGATACCTCCTCGGTTTGGGGTCCCACAAAAGGGCGCGAATTGTATCTTGGGCTGCGGTTTAGGCTGACGAATGATTAAAGGAGAGGAAAATTCATCGACTTCACCCACAGGACACTAATATGCACGAGGAAGCAAATCAAGCCCAATAATGAACGAATTAGAAACCTTTTTCCAAGGATTGACGCCGATTTCCCCGACAAGTTGGGATCGGCTTGCGGCCTTGTTTACGCCGCGCACGCTGAAAAAGGGTGAGTATTTTGTAACAGACAAACAATTTGCCCGGGAACTTGCATTCATGGAGACGGGCATCGTGAGGGTGTTTTACAGAAACGCCGAAGGCGTGGAATACAACAAACAGTTCTTCACCGACCGCAATCTCATCGGGGGTTACACCTCTTTGATCACCCAACAACAATCCCGCATCAATCAACAGGCGCTTGCAGACTGCGTCATTCATGTGGCCAACCACGCGGAAATCCGAGGGTTGTTTGATACTTGCCCCGACATCGAGCGGGCTGCACGCATCATTGCCGAATATTTTTTCGTGC
This DNA window, taken from Bacteroidota bacterium, encodes the following:
- a CDS encoding Crp/Fnr family transcriptional regulator, with the translated sequence MNELETFFQGLTPISPTSWDRLAALFTPRTLKKGEYFVTDKQFARELAFMETGIVRVFYRNAEGVEYNKQFFTDRNLIGGYTSLITQQQSRINQQALADCVIHVANHAEIRGLFDTCPDIERAARIIAEYFFVQKEQREIDIVLLDAEKRYRIFQREFPGLEQQIPQYHIASYLGVTPTQLSRIRRKASGK